One window from the genome of Nitrosospira multiformis encodes:
- a CDS encoding S-methyl-5'-thioinosine phosphorylase, producing the protein MLAIIGGTGMAQLACLEISHRQIMRTPYGEPSGPLTFGKINDHEVVFLARHGYGHTIPPHAVNYRANLWALQSLNLSRVISVASVGGIHADFTPGTAAIPDQIIDYTHSRKYTYYDGTDRPVTHIDFTEPYCPITRRSLLEAAKRANEKVIDGGVYGATQGPRLETAAEINRLERDGVDMVGMTGMPEAALAKELGLCYATIAVVANYAAGRATSAHAIRLEDAHAVLEKAMVGVRNILEWVVELDVD; encoded by the coding sequence ATGCTTGCAATCATAGGTGGCACCGGTATGGCCCAACTCGCCTGCCTGGAAATATCGCATCGACAGATTATGAGAACCCCCTATGGCGAACCATCCGGTCCGTTGACTTTTGGAAAAATCAATGATCATGAGGTGGTATTCCTTGCGCGCCATGGCTATGGCCACACTATCCCGCCGCATGCAGTGAATTACCGTGCCAATCTGTGGGCGTTACAATCATTGAACCTTTCCCGAGTGATATCTGTTGCGTCGGTGGGCGGGATTCACGCTGATTTCACGCCTGGTACGGCCGCTATTCCGGACCAGATAATTGATTACACCCATAGCCGCAAGTATACTTATTATGACGGTACAGACAGGCCCGTTACCCATATTGATTTTACCGAGCCTTATTGCCCGATAACGCGGAGAAGCCTGCTGGAAGCGGCAAAACGGGCAAATGAAAAAGTTATCGACGGTGGTGTCTATGGCGCCACCCAGGGGCCACGTCTGGAAACCGCCGCGGAAATCAACCGGTTGGAGCGGGACGGAGTTGACATGGTGGGTATGACCGGCATGCCGGAAGCGGCATTGGCAAAAGAACTAGGTCTCTGCTATGCGACTATCGCAGTCGTGGCAAATTATGCCGCAGGTCGTGCAACGAGTGCTCATGCCATCCGTCTGGAGGACGCTCATGCTGTTCTGGAAAAAGCGATGGTAGGTGTCAGAAATATTCTCGAATGGGTGGTAGAGCTCGATGTCGATTAA
- the def gene encoding peptide deformylase: MSIKPVLRMGDPRLLEVAGKVKKFGTPELNELIQDMHDTMEALNGAGLAAPQIGISLQVVIFGVKRNPRYPDAEEVPYTVLINPEVAPLTQEMEQDWEGCLSVPGMRGMVPRFTRLRYRGLDQYGGSIDREVDGFHARVVQHECDHLQGILYPMRITDFRTFGFTDVLFPDQAPMDE; the protein is encoded by the coding sequence ATGTCGATTAAACCAGTATTGAGAATGGGTGATCCACGTTTGCTGGAAGTGGCCGGCAAAGTGAAGAAATTCGGCACACCCGAACTCAACGAACTCATTCAGGACATGCATGACACGATGGAAGCGCTGAATGGCGCGGGGCTTGCCGCACCGCAGATTGGAATCAGCCTTCAAGTCGTGATATTCGGCGTGAAGCGCAATCCACGTTATCCCGATGCGGAAGAAGTGCCTTATACCGTGCTGATAAATCCCGAGGTGGCACCTCTCACGCAAGAAATGGAACAGGATTGGGAGGGCTGCCTGAGCGTACCCGGTATGCGTGGTATGGTGCCACGCTTTACCAGACTTCGCTACCGGGGCCTGGATCAATATGGCGGATCCATCGATCGCGAGGTTGACGGATTTCACGCCCGTGTTGTGCAACATGAATGCGATCACCTGCAGGGCATCCTCTACCCCATGCGAATCACGGACTTTCGTACATTCGGCTTTACCGACGTTTTGTTTCCGGATCAGGCACCCATGGACGAGTAG
- a CDS encoding shikimate kinase: MNSTYATLASEKTADDANEASGNIFLVGMMGAGKTTIGKLLAHFLDKTFFDSDREIQKRTGVSIPVIFEIEGEAGFRKRETEMLAELLKSENIVLATGGGAVLNIENREMLKRGGTVIYLRATVDDLWRRTRQDKNRPLLQTSDPRRKLAELYAQRDPLYRETAHIIVESGKRSARHLAQLLAQQLACSDLIMDKKQISQNG; the protein is encoded by the coding sequence ATGAATTCCACATATGCAACACTGGCGTCAGAAAAAACCGCGGATGACGCAAATGAGGCAAGCGGCAATATTTTCCTGGTGGGTATGATGGGCGCGGGGAAAACTACCATCGGCAAGTTACTGGCTCACTTTCTGGACAAAACTTTTTTTGACTCGGATCGGGAGATTCAGAAACGCACTGGGGTCAGCATCCCGGTAATATTTGAAATTGAAGGAGAAGCTGGTTTCCGCAAGCGTGAAACCGAAATGTTAGCGGAACTGCTGAAAAGCGAAAATATCGTGCTTGCCACAGGGGGCGGCGCAGTGCTGAATATCGAAAACCGTGAGATGTTAAAGCGCGGCGGCACGGTAATTTATCTGAGGGCGACAGTGGATGACTTGTGGCGGCGCACCCGGCAGGACAAAAATCGGCCATTACTTCAAACTTCAGATCCTCGCCGGAAATTGGCCGAACTTTATGCCCAGCGTGACCCGCTTTACCGGGAGACAGCACATATCATTGTCGAGAGCGGGAAACGAAGCGCCCGTCATCTGGCCCAATTGTTAGCACAGCAACTGGCCTGTTCTGATTTGATAATGGATAAAAAACAAATTAGCCAGAACGGCTGA
- a CDS encoding EF-hand domain-containing protein yields MNHFPAFQKKTVQLSAILIVGISSLAHAETSVGPKEKNTSPPWELYDTDKDGYISAKEAEEQNMPARIFKSLDIDRDGRLNKDEFSATPPIQPD; encoded by the coding sequence ATGAATCACTTCCCGGCGTTCCAAAAGAAAACAGTACAATTATCGGCAATATTAATTGTCGGTATCTCTTCTCTGGCTCATGCGGAAACGTCTGTGGGACCCAAAGAAAAAAATACGAGCCCGCCCTGGGAATTATACGATACGGACAAGGACGGCTACATAAGCGCGAAAGAAGCGGAGGAGCAAAATATGCCCGCCAGGATTTTCAAGAGTCTGGATATTGACCGGGATGGCAGATTGAACAAAGACGAGTTCAGCGCGACACCGCCCATTCAGCCGGACTAA
- a CDS encoding phage holin family protein, whose amino-acid sequence MFETIRKARRLAAIALERVDDYLELIRISVEIQGQSLKKRIISFVIVTLFAALSLIFLGLAIIITCWDTPYRAAAAWGVMACYALIAFVAYMGSQDKTRPASTFDTLRDEIRQDVKLMKDVV is encoded by the coding sequence ATGTTTGAGACCATCAGGAAAGCCAGGCGCCTAGCCGCCATTGCGCTGGAACGTGTCGACGATTACCTTGAATTGATAAGAATATCCGTTGAGATTCAAGGACAGAGCTTGAAAAAACGGATAATCAGCTTTGTGATAGTGACGCTTTTCGCTGCCTTGAGCCTGATTTTTTTGGGCTTGGCCATCATAATTACTTGCTGGGATACACCTTATCGAGCGGCCGCCGCATGGGGAGTAATGGCCTGTTATGCCTTGATCGCCTTCGTGGCTTATATGGGCAGTCAAGATAAGACACGTCCTGCTTCCACCTTTGATACCCTGCGTGACGAAATACGGCAGGATGTCAAGCTGATGAAGGATGTGGTATGA
- a CDS encoding DUF883 family protein — translation MATNTSRTKADEAQAEVKHMAQRAGTAAYKVGDAARSAGKRAGVVASEELAHLRADLSDLISRLSSLSETEVEEAKEKLLEKIASTREAATEMANDAREQFDHGVEYSKDYVKEHPMQSVGYAAFAGFLLGVLITRR, via the coding sequence ATGGCAACCAATACTTCCAGGACCAAAGCGGATGAAGCACAAGCCGAGGTGAAGCATATGGCACAGCGGGCAGGTACGGCAGCATATAAGGTGGGAGACGCTGCCAGATCGGCTGGCAAGCGGGCGGGCGTCGTTGCCAGCGAGGAATTGGCCCATCTCCGTGCCGATCTGAGCGATCTGATCTCCCGTCTCTCCAGTTTATCGGAAACCGAAGTGGAAGAAGCCAAGGAAAAGCTGCTGGAAAAAATTGCTTCCACCAGGGAAGCGGCGACCGAGATGGCGAATGACGCCCGCGAGCAGTTCGATCATGGCGTTGAGTATTCCAAGGACTACGTGAAAGAGCATCCCATGCAATCGGTCGGTTATGCGGCATTCGCGGGCTTTCTGCTCGGCGTGTTGATTACGCGTCGCTAA
- the rpsB gene encoding 30S ribosomal protein S2, whose amino-acid sequence MSVTMRQMLEAGVHFGHQTRFWNPRMAQYIFGHRNKIHIINLEKTLAMYQDAMKYVRQLSANKGTILFVGTKRQARDIVREEALRCGAPYVDQRWLGGMLTNFKTIKQSVKRLHDMEAMVEDGTLDKLSKKEALDIQRELEKLNRSLGGIKDMKGIPDAMFVIDVGYQKGAITEAKKLGIPMVGVVDTNHSPEGLDYIIPGNDDSSQAIRLYARGVADAILEGRNQIVQEIITNEFVETDETTAAE is encoded by the coding sequence ATGTCAGTAACCATGCGGCAAATGCTGGAAGCGGGCGTTCATTTTGGACATCAGACCCGTTTCTGGAATCCCAGAATGGCTCAGTATATTTTCGGCCATCGTAACAAGATACACATCATTAATCTGGAAAAAACCCTGGCGATGTACCAAGATGCGATGAAATACGTGCGTCAGCTATCCGCCAACAAGGGAACCATCCTTTTCGTCGGCACCAAGCGTCAGGCGCGGGACATCGTACGAGAGGAAGCACTCCGCTGCGGAGCCCCCTATGTCGATCAGCGCTGGCTCGGCGGGATGCTGACCAATTTCAAGACGATAAAACAATCCGTCAAGCGCCTGCATGATATGGAAGCGATGGTGGAGGACGGCACGCTAGATAAACTTTCCAAAAAAGAAGCGCTGGATATTCAGCGCGAACTGGAGAAACTCAATCGTAGCCTGGGTGGCATCAAGGATATGAAGGGAATCCCCGATGCCATGTTCGTAATTGATGTGGGTTATCAGAAAGGCGCAATCACCGAAGCCAAAAAATTGGGTATCCCCATGGTGGGTGTTGTTGATACCAACCACAGTCCCGAGGGATTGGATTACATAATTCCCGGCAATGACGATTCCAGCCAGGCCATACGCCTGTATGCACGAGGGGTGGCTGATGCGATTCTGGAAGGACGCAACCAGATTGTTCAGGAAATCATCACAAACGAATTTGTGGAGACGGACGAGACAACAGCCGCGGAATAG
- the tsf gene encoding translation elongation factor Ts: MADITAQMVKELRDMTGLGMMECKKALTETSGDMKAAEDLLRIKSGAKASKAAGRIAAEGMVAAYIAPDGKRGALVEINCETDFVARNEDFINFARGLAQLVAGSGVADTAALAGASLPGGENVDDFRKALVMKLGENINVRRFVRYVADGRLVSYLHGTKIGVMVDYTGGDETLGKDLAMHIAASKPICVSREQVSPELLVRERQIYTAQAAESGKSADIVARMVDGRIAKYLAEVTLLGQPFVKDADQTVEKLLAAKSATVNGFTLFVVGEGIEKKSGDFAAEVMAQVSQMKEDQASQTN, encoded by the coding sequence ATGGCGGACATTACCGCACAAATGGTAAAGGAATTACGCGACATGACCGGCCTGGGCATGATGGAGTGCAAAAAGGCTCTGACTGAAACCAGTGGCGACATGAAAGCAGCGGAAGATTTGCTGCGGATCAAAAGTGGCGCCAAGGCAAGCAAAGCGGCCGGACGCATTGCGGCGGAAGGAATGGTGGCGGCGTATATTGCGCCTGACGGCAAGCGCGGCGCTTTGGTGGAAATCAATTGCGAGACCGACTTTGTTGCCAGGAATGAAGATTTTATCAATTTTGCCCGTGGCCTGGCACAATTGGTGGCCGGGAGCGGCGTCGCGGATACGGCGGCGCTGGCAGGCGCCTCATTGCCGGGCGGTGAAAATGTGGATGACTTCCGAAAAGCGCTGGTAATGAAACTGGGTGAAAACATCAACGTACGCCGTTTCGTACGATATGTGGCGGATGGCCGCCTGGTTTCATATCTGCACGGCACAAAAATCGGTGTAATGGTCGATTATACAGGCGGTGACGAAACATTGGGCAAGGACCTGGCCATGCATATTGCGGCGAGCAAGCCTATTTGCGTTTCGCGTGAACAGGTTTCACCCGAATTGCTGGTGCGTGAACGGCAGATCTATACTGCGCAAGCGGCGGAGAGTGGCAAGTCCGCTGATATCGTCGCAAGAATGGTGGATGGACGTATTGCCAAATACCTTGCTGAAGTGACGTTGCTCGGCCAGCCCTTCGTCAAGGACGCGGATCAGACCGTGGAAAAACTGCTTGCAGCTAAATCAGCCACCGTTAATGGCTTTACCCTGTTCGTCGTGGGGGAAGGTATTGAAAAGAAGTCTGGAGATTTCGCCGCCGAGGTGATGGCTCAGGTGAGCCAAATGAAAGAAGATCAGGCCTCACAGACAAACTAA
- the pyrH gene encoding UMP kinase, with the protein MTSTVYKRILLKLSGEALMGEDSYGINRTIIERIVAEIADVSRLGVQIAVVIGGGNIFRGMTSAGDGMDRANADYMGMLATVMNGLALQDAMRRAGLVSRVQSALRIDQVVEPYIRGKAMRYLEEGKVVIFVAGTGNPFFTTDTAAALRGMEMNVDIVLKATKVDGVYTSDPKTDPRAIRYQNLSFDEAISQNLKVMDATALTLCRDQKLPLNVFSIFKAGALKRVVMGEDEGTLVRV; encoded by the coding sequence ATGACGAGTACCGTCTATAAGCGTATTCTGCTGAAGCTCTCCGGTGAGGCCCTGATGGGTGAGGACAGCTATGGCATCAATCGCACCATCATTGAGCGAATTGTCGCAGAAATCGCGGATGTGAGCCGGTTGGGTGTCCAGATCGCAGTGGTTATCGGCGGAGGCAACATTTTTCGCGGTATGACATCGGCGGGAGATGGGATGGATCGTGCCAATGCGGATTACATGGGTATGCTGGCTACGGTCATGAATGGCCTGGCACTTCAGGATGCCATGCGCCGTGCCGGCCTGGTAAGCCGGGTGCAGTCCGCGTTGCGTATTGATCAAGTGGTGGAGCCCTATATTCGCGGCAAGGCAATGCGCTATCTGGAAGAAGGAAAGGTGGTAATTTTTGTTGCCGGTACCGGCAATCCCTTCTTTACTACCGATACTGCTGCCGCGTTACGTGGAATGGAAATGAACGTGGATATCGTGCTCAAGGCCACCAAAGTGGATGGTGTATATACCAGCGATCCAAAGACAGACCCTCGCGCCATACGTTACCAAAACCTGTCGTTTGACGAAGCAATCTCTCAGAACCTGAAGGTGATGGATGCCACTGCCCTGACTCTTTGCCGCGATCAGAAGTTGCCGCTCAATGTATTCAGCATCTTCAAGGCGGGAGCATTGAAACGGGTAGTGATGGGTGAAGATGAGGGGACGCTGGTGCGGGTTTGA
- the frr gene encoding ribosome recycling factor, protein MIADIKKSAEQKMLKSLEALKLDLGKVRTGRAHTGLLDHITVDYYGTPTLIGQVASVNLADARTITVSPWEKKMLSAIEKAIRNSDLGLNPVTVGEIIRVPMPSLTEERRRDLTKIVKHEAETARVAMRNIRRDANAHLKDLLKEKKIAEDDERRGQDEIQKLTDRHIAEIDKLLQTKEAELMAI, encoded by the coding sequence ATGATCGCCGATATCAAGAAATCAGCTGAACAAAAAATGCTAAAAAGCCTTGAAGCATTGAAACTGGATCTGGGCAAAGTGCGAACCGGCCGGGCTCATACAGGTTTGCTCGACCACATTACAGTCGATTATTATGGTACCCCCACGCTCATTGGTCAGGTAGCCAGCGTCAATTTGGCGGATGCCCGTACTATCACTGTTTCCCCTTGGGAAAAGAAGATGTTGAGTGCAATTGAAAAGGCAATCCGGAATTCCGATCTGGGGTTGAATCCTGTAACCGTCGGTGAAATAATCCGTGTTCCCATGCCGTCACTTACCGAGGAACGCCGCCGCGACCTCACCAAGATAGTGAAGCACGAGGCTGAAACCGCGAGAGTAGCAATGCGCAATATTCGGCGTGATGCAAATGCCCATTTGAAGGATTTACTCAAGGAAAAGAAGATCGCCGAAGATGACGAGCGCCGTGGACAGGATGAAATTCAGAAGCTTACGGATCGTCACATCGCAGAGATAGACAAGCTGCTGCAGACCAAGGAAGCGGAATTAATGGCGATTTGA
- the uppS gene encoding polyprenyl diphosphate synthase, with translation MPLTTSSTREIPEAGMIPRHIAIIMDGNGRWAKKRFMPRVAGHKRGVETVRTAIKACVDHGVEYLTLFAFSSENWRRPADEVTFLMQLFITVLEQEVVKLHENGIRFKVIGDLSKFEPKIVEFIRNGEALTANNTRFTLTIAANYGGRWDIMQAVRKMLEQHPELAACFEEKDLMQYFALNYAPEPDLFIRTGGEKRISNFLLWQLAYTELYFTDTLWPDFDTRALNLAIQSYQQRERRFGRTSEQLQVASSTKELSEIAAERMMKFQ, from the coding sequence ATGCCCCTTACCACCAGCTCAACGCGAGAAATACCTGAAGCCGGCATGATTCCCCGGCATATCGCCATTATCATGGATGGCAACGGCCGTTGGGCGAAAAAGCGTTTTATGCCTCGCGTGGCGGGGCATAAACGTGGAGTTGAGACAGTGCGGACTGCGATCAAGGCTTGTGTCGATCACGGTGTGGAATATCTCACTTTGTTCGCCTTCAGCAGCGAGAACTGGCGCCGGCCGGCGGATGAAGTCACATTCCTCATGCAACTTTTTATCACTGTGCTGGAACAAGAGGTTGTCAAACTGCATGAGAACGGTATTCGCTTTAAAGTAATTGGCGATCTGTCAAAATTCGAACCAAAAATAGTCGAGTTTATTCGTAATGGGGAAGCGCTGACCGCGAACAATACACGCTTTACACTCACCATCGCGGCCAACTACGGTGGCCGCTGGGATATCATGCAAGCTGTTCGCAAGATGCTGGAGCAACATCCGGAATTGGCGGCTTGTTTCGAAGAAAAGGATTTGATGCAGTATTTTGCGTTGAACTATGCTCCGGAACCCGACCTGTTTATTCGCACTGGCGGGGAAAAACGCATTAGCAACTTTCTGTTATGGCAACTCGCCTACACGGAGCTGTATTTTACCGATACCTTATGGCCGGATTTTGATACGCGGGCATTGAATCTGGCCATTCAATCCTATCAGCAACGCGAGCGCCGTTTTGGCCGTACCAGTGAACAGCTCCAGGTAGCGTCATCCACCAAGGAGCTAAGCGAGATTGCCGCCGAAAGAATGATGAAGTTTCAATAA